Within the Eucalyptus grandis isolate ANBG69807.140 chromosome 1, ASM1654582v1, whole genome shotgun sequence genome, the region AGGAGGTAATCCCTCTTTCAGATTATTTTGATGCCAAAATGCCTTTATGAGCTATAATTGACTGAATGTATTCTTGCAGAGTACGCTGGCTCAAGGTATCGTCACAACAGCTAATGTGTGTGCTATGATTTTTGTCATATCAGCTGGCACTTATCTAGGTTTCAAGACCGGGTGGCCTGGTTACAAACTTCCTACTGGGTACTAAAACACTTCCTTTATATTCCCTTATAGACATCTTGCAAAGTAAGTTCCTGCGTGTAATTAGTGTCTCTACAGATACTTCCCCTTTGGGGTTGATGGGATGCTCGCGGGCTCTGCAACTGTATTCTTTGCATATATTGGTTTTGACTCAGTTGCCAGCACAGCTGAAGAGGTACAGATCTTCGTTGCTCTATCTTTTTGCCCTCTCATGGAATTCTGCCTTTTGTTTTATTCTCGTCCCTTTCAGGTCCAAAATTTAGTCATCTTATGTTACTTTTGTGACAGGTGAAGAACCCACAACGTGATTTGCCTGTGGGTATAGCTGCTGCATTATCAATATGTTGTGCGCTATACATGATGGTATCTGTAGTGGTTGTGGGTCTTGTACCTTATTTTGCAATGGACCCTGACACCCCCATCTCCTCTGCATTTGCAAGCCATGGGATGCATTGGGCAGCGTAGGTGTATAATTTGCATCAAAGTGCTTATGGCAGCTTCTCCTTTGTTGGGGATGCCAGACATGTGCTCAGATTTTTGTTCATTATGCTTGCTTACTTCGTTGCAGGTACATAATCACAGCTGGAGCTGTTACTGCCCTCTGCTCTACACTGATGGGCTCCATTCTTCCTCAGGTAAACAGATGCTTTGGACTTTTTCTGTGGCCCAATGCTTCCAATTGTTGCTATTACTTTACCAAGTTGTTATTATGTGAGATTGAATCTTTCTACATTTCATCTGcaattgccttttttttattcttcccaAGATAACTAATTTATATGATCTACTCTTTACTTTCTTCTATAATTGGTTTTTGCCCAAAAACTGCTTAACCCCCCCACAAAAAGTCCTTTTCAGGATTTTTTCTTTCCGCATCTGtcattttgccctttttttttttttttttagctataACTAATGCATTGAGATTGGGAGTGTCATTAGACAGGATCTTGTGGTTCGcagtttcttatttttcaagTGCATGGATGGGGAGAGTCGTCATTTTGCCCAAAAACTGCTTTGCTCATTGTTTCTCCTTAACACAGGATTCTTAATGATAGCTTGATTGGGGACCGTAGAGGAAAAATTGTATCTAAggttaaattttgaattgtccCCTCTTCCGGGCATTCATCATAATATTATAGCTGTAGATTCCTATAGAAGTATCAGTTTTGGTAAAAAGGTATCATGCTTAAAAAGTTGATACTTCATTTAGGTAACTGGTTATCTCTGTATCATACAATTACCACCAACAGGAAAATATGTTACCTGTATTTGGATGCTAACTTTATATCATACCCGCTTAATGGAGTCCTGGTGCTTGTTGTTTTCACATTTTATGTATTACTTTCACTAATCTTTAACCTTCTAAATCTGTGATTTTCTTTCAGCCTCGGATTCTCATGGCAATGGCGAGAGATGGACTCCTGCCTGCTTTCTTTTCAGATATAAACAAGCGCACCCAAGTTCCTATCAAGAGCACTATTGTGACTGGTATTGGGTCAGCAACACTGGCATTCTTCATGGATGTGTCGGAGTTGGCTGGCATGGTGAGTGTGCTTGAGTTTAGCCAAAAATTGAGTATTTACTTTTGCCTTGATAATGTCGatatatatgtacataataatttatgaattCAGTCTTAAGCTATGGTGGTGATATTCTAAAGATCCTTTGCCAAAGTCGATTTTGGTGTACTCTGTCGAGGAAAAAGGAATTCAGAGACAATGTCATAGTTTACAACAGAAGATGTAAAATTACTACTGGTGTCTGTAATCTGATGAGTTTTCCTGTATATTACCCTTTTAGTCAGTTTATTTATGGTAACCTTGGCTCATTAATTAGAAAGTGGTGCTCTCTGTTATACCTATAGCACTCGCTGCTTTCTGAAAACAAGGCCAACTTGGACGCTGATGGAATTTATCACATGCTACAAAAGCATTATTAATTAAAGTAGAAACGAAGAATGAACTAGATAAGAATGCCTGATTAATGAGACTTTCGAGTTTGGATATCAATAAAGGAAGACAACGAAGATTGTGATCTATCTGTATTATTTGTTGGCTTTTCGGTGCTGCATCCTTGAATTTTCAGATATTGTATTGCATTTATGGGTAATAGATTCTGAAGGTTAAATTGAAATAGCATTACATGCTACTGAGATGAGCTTTTCTCTTTGCAGGTCAGTGTGGGTACTCTTCTTGCCTTTACCATGGTAGCAATTTCTGTGCTGATTCTTAGATATGTCCCCCCAGACGTGGTGCCCCTTCCATCATCTCTCCAGGAGTCAATTGATGCTTATAGTGATGCACAAGAGAGCAGTGGGATCATTTCTCAAGTTTCTGGTGGCTCATCTAAGGACAGTACTCAGCCTTTATTAGGCAAAAAGGACGCATCGATCGACTATCCTATTCTCGTGGAAAAAGTGCAAGGTATTGCTATTTCAGATGCAATGTTATACTCTTGCATGATGAGGTGAAGTAGGGTGATTGTACATTGAAGGTGGTTCTATCAGACATTTAGTTACCTcagaaccaaaaaaattttaatgccTTGTTTCTACCACTTTGTCCCAAGCCTCATCCATTAGCTCCATCTCTCCATGCAGACATCTTGACAGAAAAGAACAGGCGAAAAATTGCTGGCTGGACTATAATGTTCACGTGCATTGGGGCTTTTCTTCTCACTTATGCAGCTTCAAGTTTGGGACTTCCCAGGTGGGTATATGGAAAAAATGCTTGCAGACACTTGTGGgatgtcactttttttttctaattccaaGGGAGCTCTCTTATGCTTAATCTGTATTATGAAATAAGGAGTTTAAGCAATATGTGGCTTGGCCTCAAGTGTGAGGCCAGGTGGTGtaaatgggataaaaaaaatttgtcttcGCCTAAAGCTCCATGCACTGAAGACAGCAGATTTTGATgctcaaattttatcaaaaataaataattataaaacaaTCTTTTTCTACAATATACAGATCtgcctctccctccctccccctctctctctccctcccccttttctttctatCTGATTACCTTCTTAATTCTGTTACTTTCCTTCTCAGCTTTCTTCGCTTCTCCGTGTGTGGTGTTGGTGGCACTTTCCTTTTGTCTGGTCTCATTGTGCTGACTTGCATTGATCAAGATGAGAGGAGGCACAAGTTTGGCCATGCAGGAGGTATGTTCTCTGAGTACAGTTTAGCAAGTATGTTAGATTCTTTTCCAAGTGTTATGTTCTCCTGCATGTTCTCGTCCTTTTTGGTTGCATCTCAATGGCATCTGTGTGGAGTCGGACCTTGAATGGTAACTTGTCAGGCATAATCCTTTATTTACATGTAGGTTGTGCAAAAACTGCTTTTCCTTAGGTTGTATTCTTGTGCAGTGTGATGTAAAAAGGACTGGAAAGTGAAATCTGATTAAAAGAGGAAAATCAACTTTAATTGATATCAACACGAATTGCTGACAATATGTATTGTTGCAGAAGCATGAAGACCTGGGAATGACTCGGGTTCAATTTGAGTCGATACCAAAATCACAATTTTATTGTCCTCGTGCCTCCAACTTAATACTATTaattttcagcatttgcaaattttgcttTACCTGTGATATCTTATAAAGGCTGGAGGATAATGGGTTCATTTTTGtctcatttgaaatttctttggTTCAACGAAGATGCATCATCATTTCCTCAGTGGTGTTTGATGGTGTAACAATCTAGTCCCGTTTATTTTCTCTATTCCTGAGGTTTGGTTGCCAAGTGGACACAGAATTTTGACGCATGGTACTGATCACATCAACTCGATATTATTTCAGGTTTCATCTGCCCATTTGTTCCTCTTTTGCCTATTACCTGCATTCTGATCAACCTTTATCTGCTGATTAATCTCGGGTGAGTCTTTTAATCCACAACATGCTTATAGTGCGAACTTTGTCAACCTTGTGTACATTATTTTACCATTGGATTGAAGCTTTAATTTTTGGGGTATTAATTAGACGACCTAATAAAGTCGAGGTGGCGCATAATTTGTAATATCTCATTAGAAGCAGTCTCTGTGTTGTCATTTTTCTCCTTTAATGACCTTGATCGTATAGATGTGCCTCTTTCATCTTTGCAACAACAGGGCTGCCACGTGGGCTCGTGTCTCTGTATGGCTGATAGTTGGGGTGCTCGTGTATGTGTTCTATGGACGGACTCACAGCTCTTTGGTTGATGCCGTGTATGTGCCAGCAGATCATGCTGAGGAAATTTACCGCAGTTCTGGAGACTCATTGGCTTAAATCTTCTGGGCGTAGAATATTGTATGTGATAAAGCTTGCTAGGTGAAATTCCTCTGGGCAATTCGTGTGTCTTTCTGTTGTATTCTATGCATGAAATTCAATCAATATTTCTGTAGAGACTCGTAGGAGTCATGTTTGTGTAGTA harbors:
- the LOC104443257 gene encoding cationic amino acid transporter 2, vacuolar, with product MGILGGSQKMGGCGSPSGGWVKGLVRRKQVDSARSRSGGGGHHQLAKELSILHLIAIGVGSTIGAGVYILVGTVAREHSGPALAFSFLIAGIAAALSAFCYAELASRCPSAGSAYHYSYICVGEGVAWLIGWALILEYTIGGSAVARGISPNLALLFGGADSLPVFLARQYIPGLDIVVDPCAAVLVIVVTGLLCVGIKESTLAQGIVTTANVCAMIFVISAGTYLGFKTGWPGYKLPTGYFPFGVDGMLAGSATVFFAYIGFDSVASTAEEVKNPQRDLPVGIAAALSICCALYMMVSVVVVGLVPYFAMDPDTPISSAFASHGMHWAAYIITAGAVTALCSTLMGSILPQPRILMAMARDGLLPAFFSDINKRTQVPIKSTIVTGIGSATLAFFMDVSELAGMVSVGTLLAFTMVAISVLILRYVPPDVVPLPSSLQESIDAYSDAQESSGIISQVSGGSSKDSTQPLLGKKDASIDYPILVEKVQDILTEKNRRKIAGWTIMFTCIGAFLLTYAASSLGLPSFLRFSVCGVGGTFLLSGLIVLTCIDQDERRHKFGHAGGFICPFVPLLPITCILINLYLLINLGAATWARVSVWLIVGVLVYVFYGRTHSSLVDAVYVPADHAEEIYRSSGDSLA